Below is a window of Methylosinus sp. PW1 DNA.
GCGCAGCGACAGCCGCACATCGGCGCGGCTGCCGGTCCAGGAGGCGAAGAGCCCGCGCAACGCGGCCTCGAGGCCGAGCTCGCTCATCGCCGGCGGGCGCAGCCGCTCGAGCATTCGCCGCAGCAAGGTCTGCAGCGCCTGTCCGGCGGCGTCTATATTCGCGCAGGTGCGCCGCAGCAGCTCGGGATCGGGAAAATTTCCCGAGGCGGCGGCGACGAGCGTCGCCGCGCCGGCGCGGATGGAGAAGAGACAAGGGCCGGCTTCGTCATGCAGATCGCGGGCGATGTCGCGACGCTCGGAATCCTGCACGGCGAACAGCCGATCGATGAGCGAATGATTCTCCTCCTTCACGCGATCGAGCGTCGCGGCGAGCGAATTGAGCTTTTGGGAAATATTCCTGAATTCGGAGGCGCCGCGCAGATCGAGACGCACATCCTTCTCGCCCGCCTCGAGCCGCGCCAAGCCGCGCCCCAGCGAATCGAAAGGCGAGAGCGTGCGGCTCAGCAGCGTCAGCACCAGCGCCAGCATCAGCAATGTGACGGCGAGGCTGATGGCGCCGAGCCATAAGAGGTCGGACCAGATCTCGGCGAGCTCGTCCACCGGATCGAAAATGATGGCGATATTGCCATATTGAACGTCGCCGATGCGTGCCGGAATGATGTCGATCTTGGGCGTCGGCGCGAACAGGCGCACGAACCAGTCCGGCACGCCCGTCTGCATCTCCTTGCGCCACTTCGAGTCGAAGCTCGGGGCGATATCGTCATTGGGCAATATCTCTATCTCTATGTGGCGCAGATTGCGCAGATTGTCGAACAGCCTGCGCAGCGAGGGGATAGGATCCTTGGTCTCCTGCACGCTGGCGAGCGCGGTCTCGACCAGCTCATGCGACAAATGCTCTATGCTCTCCGCTTCGGCGCGCACGCGCGGGCCGGCGTGGCCGATCATGATCGCCACATTGACCGCGAGCATAGCCGTGAGGACGATGGCGATGAGCCAGCCGAGCCTCGCCTTCAAGGACATGGAACGCTCCCACTTTGGCGTCGCGTCGGCGCGAGCGCCGAAGATTGACAAACAAGCTTTTGCATTCGCATAGTAATCTTCTCTAGAACAATGGCTATGCCCGATGCGCGTGCTGATCGTCGACGACCATCCCATGGTGATTGCCGGATGCCGCGGCATGTTGTCCGGGCAATCGGACATAGAAGTGCTGGAGGCGCGTGACGCCGACGCCGCGCTCGAGGCGCATGCCTCCGCGCAGCCGGACGTCATTGTGCTCGACATAAATCTTCCGGGGCTCTCGGGCTTCGAGCTGCTGCGGCGCATGCTGAAGCGCAAGCCGGATACGAAGGCGATCGTCTTCACCATGAATGACGATCCTGTCTTCGCCGCGCGCTCCATCGAGCATGGCGCCAAGGGCTATCTCGCCAAGAGCGAGGATCCGGCGCAATTCGTCAAGGCGGTGCGCATGGTCGCCGCGGGCGAGCGCTATCTCTCCAATCAGGTGGCGCAAAAGCTCGCCTTCTTCGATCAGAAGCACGGCGCCAATCCGCTCGAGGGGCTGAGCGGCCGCGAGCTGGAGATTTTGCGCCTGCTGGCCGAAGGCAAGGGAATGGCGGAGATCGCGCATATCATGCGCGTGTCCTACAAGACGGTGGCGAATAGCTGCTCCTTGCTGAAGCGCAAGCTCGCCGCGCGCTCGCGCGCCGATCTCATCCGCATCG
It encodes the following:
- a CDS encoding histidine kinase — protein: MSLKARLGWLIAIVLTAMLAVNVAIMIGHAGPRVRAEAESIEHLSHELVETALASVQETKDPIPSLRRLFDNLRNLRHIEIEILPNDDIAPSFDSKWRKEMQTGVPDWFVRLFAPTPKIDIIPARIGDVQYGNIAIIFDPVDELAEIWSDLLWLGAISLAVTLLMLALVLTLLSRTLSPFDSLGRGLARLEAGEKDVRLDLRGASEFRNISQKLNSLAATLDRVKEENHSLIDRLFAVQDSERRDIARDLHDEAGPCLFSIRAGAATLVAAASGNFPDPELLRRTCANIDAAGQALQTLLRRMLERLRPPAMSELGLEAALRGLFASWTGSRADVRLSLRIAHDLSCLDEKIALTAYRVVQESLTNIFRHSSAANAEARLEFVEAPPELAGAEALRVLVEDDGVGLPEERRFGLGLIGMSERVHTLGGVMRMERRPEGGTRIEVLLPLPEVEEAEAEERESDDL
- a CDS encoding response regulator transcription factor; translation: MRVLIVDDHPMVIAGCRGMLSGQSDIEVLEARDADAALEAHASAQPDVIVLDINLPGLSGFELLRRMLKRKPDTKAIVFTMNDDPVFAARSIEHGAKGYLAKSEDPAQFVKAVRMVAAGERYLSNQVAQKLAFFDQKHGANPLEGLSGRELEILRLLAEGKGMAEIAHIMRVSYKTVANSCSLLKRKLAARSRADLIRIAVENKLAKELV